The following proteins are co-located in the Melanotaenia boesemani isolate fMelBoe1 chromosome 5, fMelBoe1.pri, whole genome shotgun sequence genome:
- the slc12a10.1 gene encoding solute carrier family 12 member 10, tandem duplicate 1 yields the protein MGQLKSKVSGATLGASVLNSEEGPPTYSLHGRSTEGNNNLQVPPSIVVSDEDSSTSEHRGSRTELRRSSLYSTIDLVPQLEHYAGTLPRQQARSRPSLEALRKAFEEVEVRVEEASISDSGSLQVPCEESQDSKKKAPIRFGWIVGVMVRCMLNIWGVIVFLRLSWITSQAGILLTCLIILMSVVVTSVTALSISAIATNGRVVSGGAYFMISRTLGPEIGGPIGMVFSFANALACALNTVGFAEVVRDLMQEFGVVMVDSINDVRIVGVITVTVLLLISLAGMEWESKAQILFFLVLLVSFVNYFVGTVIPPNIQKQAWGIFGYRGDILKENLTPDWRGSEGSFFQMFSIFFPATIGILSGANISGDLKDPATAIPKGTLMAIFWTTVSYLGITVTIGACVVRDASGNMTDNFTGNITDGCVGLGCNLGWNFTDCIQSQSCQYGLANSVKVLGQVSGFYYLITAGVFAASLSSALGFLVSAPKVFQCLCRDKIYPYIIFFAKGYGKNDEPLRAYVLCYFIAIAFILIAELNTIAALISNFFLCSYCLINFSCFHASITNSPGWRPSFHYYSKWTALFGAVISVVLMFLFTWWAALITFCIIFFLFGYVNYNKPKINWGSSVQAGTYNMALSYSVSLSGVEDHVKNFRPQCLVLTGPPNQRPTLVDFVGSFTKHVSLMICGDIIMEQDRKTRPQDATDGLVKWMNKRKVRSFYTPFTAESLRTGAHHLLQASGLGKLKPNMLVLGFKANWKESAPESIEDYINTISDTFDSNYCLCILRMMDGQDVSDDLDFEVNHGFEPDESVENDDHQTNEEEGADDISDEGNSEQTKTVFQNHQGKKTIDVYWIADDGGLTLLVPYLLTRRKRWRRCKVRVFIVGDEQNMEEGRNEMIALLKRFRLDFNDVIVMTDSDRHPQARNLSRFVDSVAPFRLYDEQQEGVSVQELRQTAPWKISDEVFESFKLKSERKVRLNEIIRKNSQHTALVLVSLPVPHSDCPSALYMAWLDSLTCGLHCPAVLIRGNQQNVLTFYCQ from the exons TACATCAGAGCATCGGGGCTCAAGGACAGAGCTGCGCAGATCTTCCCTCTACAGCACCATAGACCTGGTGCCCCAGCTGGAGCATTATGCTGGTACCCTGCCACGCCAGCAGGCAAGGAGCAGACCTTCTCTTGAGGCTCTCCGTAAGGCATTTGAG gaAGTGGAGGTCCGAGTGGAGGAAGCATCCATCTCAGACTCAGGCAGCTTGCAGGTGCCGTGTGAAGAGTCTCAGGACTCTAAGAAGAAAGCTCCTATTAGATTTGGCTGGATAGTTGGAGTCATG GTTCGCTGCATGCTGAATATTTGGGGGGTCATCGTGTTCCTCCGCCTGTCATGGATCACCTCTCAGGCAGGCATTT TGCTGACATGTCTTATAATCCTGATGTCTGTGGTGGTGACCTCAGTTACTGCGCTCTCCATCTCTGCCATTGCCACCAATGGAAGGGTGGTCTCAG GTGGGGCGTATTTCATGATCTCTCGTACTCTGGGTCCTGAAATTGGAGGACCCATCGGGATGGTCTTCTCCTTTGCTAATGCTCTGGCTTGTGCACTCAACACAGTTGGCTTTGCAGAGGTGGTCCGAGATCTAATGCAG GAATTTGGTGTGGTCATGGTCGATTCAATCAACGATGTCCGTATCGTGGGTGTGATCACTGTGACGGTTCTTCTGCTCATTTCATTGGCTGGGATGGAGTGGGAGTCCAAG GCTCAAATTTTATTCTTCCTAGTTCTCCTGGTCTCCTTTGTAAACTACTTTGTGGGCACAGTAATCCCTCCCAACATTCAGAAACAAGCCTGGGGCATCTTTGGATACCGAG GAGATATTTTGAAAGAGAATCTCACTCCAGACTGGAGAGGTTCTGAAGGCAgctttttccagatgttttccattttttttcctgccaccATCGGCATTCTGTCTGGAGCCAACATCTCTGGAGATCTGAAA GATCCTGCTACTGCAATCCCCAAAGGCACCCTGATGGCAATATTTTGGACTACAGTGAGCTACTTGGGAATTACTGTAACAATtg GAGCATGTGTGGTGCGGGACGCATCTGGAAATATGACTGACAACTTTACTGGAAACATTACTGACGGTTGTGTTGGACTGGGATGTAATCTGGGGTGGAACTTCACAGACTGCATCCAGTCACAGTCTTGTCAGTACGGGCTGGCCAACAGTGTCAAG GTACTGGGGCAAGTTTCTGGATTTTACTACCTGATCACTGCTGGTGTATTTGCAGCCAGCTTGTCTTCTGCTCTCGGATTTCTTGTCTCCGCTCCTAAAGTCTTTCAG TGTCTTTGCAGAGACAAAATATACCCGTACATTATATTCTTTGCAAAGGGTTATGGGAAAAACGATGAGCCCCTCCGAGCCTATGTCCTCTGCTACTTCATTGCAATTGCCTTTATTCTCATTG CGGAGCTAAACACCATCGCAGCCTTGatctccaacttcttcctgtgcTCCTACTGCCTCATAAACTTCAGCTGCTTTCATGCCTCCATCACCAATTCTCCTG GATGGAGGCCTTCATTTCACTACTACAGTAAATGGACAGCTCTGTTTGGAGCAGTGATCTCTGTggttctcatgttccttttcaCCTGGTGGGCTGCTCTCATCACCTTCTGTATCATCTTCTTTCTGTTTGGATATGTCAACTACAACAAACCAA AAATAAACTGGGGTTCTTCGGTCCAGGCCGGCACATACAACATGGCTTTGTCAtactctgtgtctctgtctggtgtggaggatcatGTCAAGAATTTCAG ACCACAATGCCTTGTTTTGACCGGGCCTCCAAACCAGCGACCTACACTGGTGGACTTTGTTGGCTCCTTTACTAAACACGTTAGCCTCATGATCTGTGGAGACATCATCATG GAGCAGGACAGGAAGACGCGGCCGCAGGATGCTACAGACGGGTTGGTTAAGTGGATGAACAAGAGGAAGGTGCGATCGTTTTACACTCCTTTTACAGCTGAAAGCCTCAGAACGGGAGCTCATCACCTCCTACAG GCCTCTGGTCTTGGCAAACTGAAGCCCAATATGTTGGTGCTGGGCTTCAAGGCAAACTGGAAGGAGAGTGCTCCTGAAAGCATTGAAGATTATATCAACACCATTAG tgaTACATTTGACTCAAACTACTGTTTGTGCATCTTGAGGATGATGGATGGGCAGGATGTTTCTGATGATTTAGATTTTGAAG TAAACCATGGTTTTGAGCCTGATGAATCTGTGGAAAATGATGATCATCAAACTaatgaggaggaaggag CTGATGACATTTCTGATGAAGGCAACAGTGAGCAGACCAAGACGGTGTTTCAGAATCACCAGGGGAAGAAGACCATCGATGTGTACTGGATAGCAGATGATGGAG GTTTGACTTTACTGGTGCCTTACCTGCTCACCAGGAGGAAACGCTGGCGCAGGTGTAAGGTCAGGGTTTTCATTGTGGGAGATGAACAAAACATGGAGGAAGGACGCAATGA gaTGATTGCTCTGCTGAAGAGGTTCCGTCTGGATTTTAATGACGTTATAGTCATGACGGACAGTGACAGACACCCTCAAGCCAGGAA CCTGAGCAGGTTTGTGGACAGTGTTGCCCCCTTCAGGCTGTATGATGAACAGCAAGAAGGAGTCTCAGTGCAGGAACTGAGACAAACAGCCCCATGGAAAATATCTGATGAAGTGTTTGAGTCCTTTAAACTCAAG TCTGAGAGGAAAGTAAGGCTGAATGAAATCATCCGGAAGAACTCACAACATACTGCTCTTGTGCTTGT GAGCCTCCCTGTGCCACACAGTGACTGCCCCAGTGCACTGTACATGGCCTGGCTGGACAGTCTGACCTGTGGCCTTCACTGCCCTGCGGTGCTGATACGAGGAAACCAGCAGAATGTTCTCACTTTCTACTGCCAGTAA
- the LOC121640039 gene encoding C-type mannose receptor 2-like — MQLSLFLLNLVGQCCFTTCLLYEYRYINDKMTWSVAQQYCRNKYTDLATVSNMTDMKRLLYKSTMMQGGEAWIGLYKDVTWTWHWSLPGVEFNNSETNWEKNEGSVTGTENCGFINKRFNLGDDPCETKKHFFLCFNESNPSQKIHLISENKTWWEAQRYCRENHTDLVSGVDQLQHEKLKSLVTSSNGNVFFIGLFRDSWRWSDGSSFSFRQWSVSITDPQSQTTDQCAVMVKDSERWNSRSCNEEKPFFCYDDKVILIRQQMNWENALYYCREHHRDLVTITNLDEQRWVQEKAKNATTPYVWTGLRYTCTLDFWFWVSNQAVTYKNWASGQDGNDCDMSGAMETGGEHKWFKINDNNKMNFICSKS, encoded by the exons ATGCAGCTGAGTCTGTTTCTACTCAACCTGGTTG gTCAATGTTGTTTCACCACATGTCTCCTCTATGAGTATCGCTATATTAACGATAAGATGACGTGGTCCGTAGCCCAGCAGTACTGCAGGAACAAATACACTGACCTGGCCACAGTGTCAAACATGACAGACATGAAGAGACTCCTCTATAAATCCACCATGATGCAGGGCGGCGAAGCGTGGATTGGTCTGTACAAAGATGTAACGTGGACCTGGCACTGGTCTCTGCCTGGTGTGGAGTTCAATAACAGTGAGACAAACTGGGAAAAAAACGAAGGAAGTGTAACAGGAACTGAGAACTGTGGGTTTATAAATAAACGTTTCAATTTGGGAGATGATCCTTGTGAAACaaagaagcatttttttctctgttttaatg AAAGCAATCCTTCTCAGAAAATCCATTtgatttcagaaaataaaacctgGTGGGAAGCTCAGAGATACTGTAGAGAGAATCACACAGACCTGGTCAGTGGAGTAGACCAGCtacaacatgaaaaactgaaGAGCCTGGTGACCAGCAGTAatgggaatgttttttttatcggCCTGTTCAGAGACAGCTGGAGATGGTCTGATGGgagcagtttttctttcagacagTGGAGCGTGTCAATCACAGA TCCTCAGAGCCAAACCACAGACCAATGTGCTGTGATGGTGAAAGACTCAGAAAGATGGAACAGTCGTAGCTGTAATGAGGAAAAACCCTTCTTCTGTTATGatg ATAAAGTGATCCTTATCCGTCAACAGATGAACTGGGAGAATGCCTTATACTACTGCAGGGAACACCACCGTGATCTGGTCACCATCACTAACCTGGATGAGCAGAGATGGGTCCAGGAGAAAGCCAAGAACGCCACAACTCCATATGTCTGGACGGGACTGCGCTACACCTGCACTCTGGATTTCTGGTTCTGGGTCAGTAATCAGGCGGTCACCTATAAGAACTGGGCCTCAGGTCAAGATGGGAATGACTGTGACATGTCTGGAGCCATGGAGACAGGAGGAGAGCATAAGTGGttcaaaataaatgacaacaataaGATGAATTTCATCTGTTCTAAATCTTAA